From the genome of Populus alba chromosome 10, ASM523922v2, whole genome shotgun sequence, one region includes:
- the LOC118043344 gene encoding PHD finger protein ALFIN-LIKE 2: MASPRTVEEIFKDYNARRSALVRALTVEADEVYLQCDPEKENLCLYGHPNESWEVTLPAEEVPPELPEPALGINFARDGMTRKDWLSLVAVHSDSWLLSVGFYFGARLNRNERKRLFSMVNDLPTLFEIVTGRKPVEDKPSADGGSKSRNNTKRSTDGQARSNSKLSYVEDEDEHGDTLCGSCGGNYNADEFWIGCDICERWYHGKCVKITPAKAESIKQYKCPSCSTKKSRH; the protein is encoded by the exons ATGGCGTCCCCTCGCACTGTAGAAGAGATCTTCAAAGATTACAACGCCCGTCGCTCCGCCCTCGTTCGCGCTCTCACTGTTG AGGCTGATGAAGTCTACCTTCAATGCGATCCAG AAAAAGAGAATTTGTGTCTGTATGGACATCCAAACGAGTCCTGGGAAGTGACTCTGCCAGCAGAGGAAGTTCCGCCAGAGCTCCCTGAGCCTGCGTTGGGCATTAATTTTGCCAGAGATGGAATGACGCGTAAAGACTGGCTTTCTCTTGTTGCTGTGCACAGTGACAGTTGGTTGCTTTCAGTGGGATTCTACTTTGGTGCCCGACTTAATCGCAATGAAAG GAAGCGACTGTTTAGCATGGTAAATGATCTGCCCACCCTCTTTGAAATTGTAACTGGGAGGAAACCAGTAGAAGATAAGCCTAGTGCTGACGGTGGTAGCAAATCCAGGAATAACACAAag AGATCAACTGATGGACAGGCAAGAAGCAATTCCAAGTTAAGTTACGTGGAGGATGAAGATGAGCATGGAGACACCCTTTGCGGGAGCTGTGGAGGGAACTACAATGCTGATGAGTTTTGGATTGGTTGTGACATTTGTGAACGATGGTACCATGGAAAGTGTGTGAAGATAACACCAGCAAAAGCTGAAAGCATCAAGCAGTACAAATGCCCTTCTTGCAGCACAAAGAAGTCTAGGCACTAA